In Mercurialis annua linkage group LG5, ddMerAnnu1.2, whole genome shotgun sequence, a single genomic region encodes these proteins:
- the LOC126682342 gene encoding peptidyl-prolyl cis-trans isomerase, whose amino-acid sequence MGNPKVFFDMTVGGQPAGKIVMELFADVVPKTAENFRALCTGEKGTGKMGKPLHFKGSSFHRVIPGFMCQGGDFTAGNGTGGESIYGAKFADENFVKKHTGPGVLSMANAGPGTNGSQFFICTAKTEWLDGKHVVFGQIVEGMDVVKAVEKVGSSSGRTSKPVIIADCGQIS is encoded by the coding sequence ATGGGAAACCCTAAAGTTTTCTTCGACATGACCGTCGGCGGTCAGCCAGCCGGCAAGATCGTCATGGAACTGTTTGCCGATGTGGTCCCAAAGACCGCTGAAAACTTCCGTGCGCTCTGCACCGGCGAGAAAGGAACCGGAAAGATGGGGAAACCACTCCACTTCAAAGGATCATCGTTCCACCGTGTGATCCCTGGATTTATGTGCCAGGGAGGCGATTTCACCGCCGGAAACGGAACCGGAGGAGAGTCGATCTACGGTGCTAAGTTCGCCGACGAGAACTTCGTCAAAAAGCACACTGGACCAGGTGTCTTGTCTATGGCGAATGCCGGACCCGGAACCAATGGATCTCAGTTTTTCATTTGCACTGCTAAAACCGAGTGGCTCGACGGTAAACACGTGGTGTTTGGCCAGATCGTTGAAGGTATGGATGTTGTTAAGGCTGTTGAGAAGGTCGGATCCTCTTCCGGCAGGACATCCAAGCCTGTTATTATCGCCGACTGCGGTCAGATTTCTTAA
- the LOC126683005 gene encoding probable magnesium transporter NIPA6, with the protein MGVSDNSKGLILAVLSSAFIGSSFILKKKGLKRAGATGTRAGVGGYTYLLEPLWWAGMVSMLVGEAANFVAYVFAPAVLVTPLGALSIIISAILAHFMLRERLQKMGVVGCVSCIVGSVVIVIHAPQEHTPNSVQEVWSLATQPAFLIYVAATISLVLALILHFEPLCGQTNMLVYLGICSLIGSITVVSIKAIGIAIKLTLEGTSQITYPQTWFFLTVAVICVITQLIYLNRALDTFNATMVSPVYYVMFTTLTIIASAIMFRDWSGQNASSITSEICGFITVLSGTIILHATRGQEPPPPRGTVTWYISEDSLKSMEEHLITVQNPDEH; encoded by the exons ATGGGAGTATCGGATAATTCAAAAGGATTGATATTGGCAGTTTTATCAAGTGCTTTTATTGGGTCTAGctttattttgaaaaagaaaggCTTGAAACGAGCTGGTGCTACTGGCACTCGTGCTG GAGTTGGAGGCTATACCTACTTACTAGAGCCACTATGGTGGGCTGGCATGGTGTCAA TGCTTGTTGGAGAGGCTGCAAACTTTGTGGCCTATGTTTTTGCTCCTGCAGTTTTAGTGACTCCTCTTGGTGCTCTGAGTATTATAATAAG TGCAATTTTGGCACATTTTATGTTGAGGGAGCGATTACAGAAAATGGGCGTTGTTGGATGCGTGTCCTGCATTGTTGGATCAGTAGTGATTGTCATTCATGCACCTCAAGAACATACTCCCAATTCAGTACAAGAAGTCTGGTCTTTGGCAACTCAACCAG CATTCTTAATATATGTAGCAGCAACAATTTCATTGGTGTTAGCATTGATTTTGCACTTTGAACCTCTCTGTGGGCAGACAAACATGTTGGTCTACTTGGGAATATGTTCTTTGATTGGATCGATCACG GTTGTTAGCATAAAGGCCATTGGAATTGCCATAAAGCTTACTTTGGAAGGAACAAGTCAGATTACTTACCCGCAGACTTGGTTTTTCCTTACAGTCGCGGTGATTTGCGTCATCACCCAGTTAATTTACCTCAACAGG GCTTTGGATACATTCAATGCAACAATGGTCTCTCCAGTTTATTATGTAATGTTTACAACTCTAACGATCATTGCCAGTGCCATAATGTTTCGG GATTGGTCAGGCCAAAATGCTAGCAGCATAACCTCTGAGATATGTGGGTTCATCACTGTACTATCAGGAACGATCATACTTCATGCCACGAGAGGACAAGAACCGCCGCCTCCTCGAG GAACTGTGACATGGTACATTAGTGAAGATTCTCTCAAGAGTATGGAAGAACATTTAATTACTGTACAAAATCCAGATGAACACTGA
- the LOC126681265 gene encoding eukaryotic translation initiation factor 4B3 has translation MAATVSSPWAKPGAWALDAEEHEDELKQQHQQELNSKVSSGAESDFPSLSAAATKQTKKKKSQPISLAEFNTYGAAKPSSAYQPKGLTHEDILSLPTGPRQRSAEELESQRSRLGGGFKSYGGGMSSNGRSGEDSSNSSRWGGGSRVPRDSSSSRELLAPSRADEIDDWSKMKKTPSFGNERRERGERERGSSFFDSQSKADESESWVSNKAVETRRFGGGFERRGSFDSLSRGDRFGSSNGGGGADDSDSWGRRREESNGIGGGIGGGSATARPKLVLQPRSLPVSNENDGGAKPKGSSPFGDARPREEVLAEKGKDWKEIDEKLESVKISGAKEVERGAWSFSNGRADSGREPRTWRKPDVAADDSNSRPESAAASENGNVSENGHNTEGEHADGN, from the exons ATGGCGGCAACAGTCTCTTCTCCTTGGGCTAAGCCCGGCGCGTGGGCCTTAGACGCCGAGGAGCACGAAGATGAACTCAAACAGCAACACCAACAAGAATTGAATTCCAAGGTTTCCTCCGGCGCCGAGTCCGATTTCCCGTCGTTATCCGCCGCCGCCACCAAACAgaccaaaaagaaaaagagcCAACCAATTTCTCTAGCCGAATTCAACACCTACGGCGCCGCTAAACCCTCGTCGGCGTATCAGCCTAAAGGGCTTACGCATGAAGATATTCTCAGCCTCCCCACCGGCCCACGGCAGCGGTCCGCTGAGGAGCTGGAGAGCCAGAGGTCTCGGCTCGGCGGTGGATTTAAATCGTATGGTGGCGGGATGAGTAGTAATGGGCGGAGCGGTGAGGATTCTAGTAATTCTTCTAGATGGGGCGGCGGTTCTAGGGTTCCAAGGGATTCGAGTAGTAGTAGAGAATTATTAGCGCCGTCACGTGCTGATGAGATTGATGATTGGTCGAAGATGAAGAAAACGCCGTCGTTTGGGAATGAAAGGAGGGAGAGGGGGGAGAGGGAGAGGGGATCTTCCTTTTTCGATTCGCAGTCGAAAGCTGATGAATCGGAGAGTTGGGTGTCGAATAAGGCGGTGGAGACGCGGAGATTTGGGGGCGGGTTTGAGAGGAGAGGGAGTTTTGATTCGTTGTCGAGGGGTGATAGATTTGGGAGTAGTAATGGTGGTGGTGGTGCTGATGATTCCGATAGTTGGGGTAGGAGGAGAGAAGAAAGTAATGGAATTGGAGGTGGAATTGGAGGTGGAAGTGCAACTGCAAGGCCGAAACTTGTGTTGCAGCCGCGCAGTTTGCCGGTGAGTAATGAGAATGATGGTGGTGCGAAACCTAAAGGGTCTAGTCCTTTTGGTGACGCGAGGCCAAGAGAGGAGGTTTTGGCTGAGAAAGGAAAAGATTGGAAAGAAATTGATGAGAAGTTGGAGTCTGTGAAGATTAGTGGTGCTAAAGAAGTCGAAAGAGGAGCATGGAGTTTTAGCAATGGGCGTGCGGATTCTGGTAGGGAGCCAAGGACCTGGAGGAAGCCTGATGTTGCTGCTGATGATTCAAATTCGCGTCCTGAGAG TGCTGCGGCCAGTGAGAATGGTAATGTTTCCGAGAATGGGCACAATACTGAGGGAGAGCATGCCGATGGAAACTAA